AGATCCAAAGGATTGTGTGGTACTCGAGGATTCACACAATGGTGTGCGCTCAGCAAAAGCTGCAGGCATGACATGTATCGGTTATTTGGCACCGGATGCAGGTAGCCAGGATTTAGCGCAGGCGGACACAATTGTTCACTCAATAGACGAGATCGAACCAGATCATTATTAAAAGCACAGCCGAGGAGGTATGCATATGTTGCCGCATCTATTTGGATCTGTGCACCTGCTTTTTTACAAGGACAATGAAGTCCTACTGCTACAAAGGCAGAATACAGGATTTGAAGATGGAAATTGGAGTGTAGTTGCAGGCAAAATTGATCCAAATGAGGATATGTTAACAGCTGTGCAGCGAGAAGCAAAAGAAGAAATAGGTGTAGACATTCAGCGCCAAGACATAGAGGTTGCAGGCGTTTTGCATCGATTATCAGGCGAATTAAATTGGGTCGATTTCTTTG
The nucleotide sequence above comes from Alkalicoccobacillus plakortidis. Encoded proteins:
- a CDS encoding NUDIX hydrolase; this translates as MLPHLFGSVHLLFYKDNEVLLLQRQNTGFEDGNWSVVAGKIDPNEDMLTAVQREAKEEIGVDIQRQDIEVAGVLHRLSGELNWVDFFVRITKWEGSPFNAEPEKSSALEWFPINQMPENTIQYVKDAIEKEDIHMWYDSDGWT